CGCGAGGGACGGGGCGGACGCGCCGTATCCGAGGACGCAGATCAAAGCCACCGCGAGCGTGGCGGCGCGTGAGCGGATCATCATGGGGGGACCTCCGGTCAGACGAGTGAGACGCCGCACGAGATTCTACAGAGATGTCTTTGTGGGACAAGAGAAAATCCGCGGCGTCACAAACCCGGGACGCCGACCCGCTGGATGCGCACGGCGTTGTCACCGACCTCGTAGGCGGGCAGCGTGCGCTCCGTGCGGGACAACCGGTAGGCGAGCGCGGCCGAGAGCACGCGCACCGGATAGTCGCGTGGCAGGAGCTGGAGGTAGGGCTGGATGGTGACGAAGTCGCGAGCCCCGTACTGGGCCATGACGGAGCGCAGGCCGCCGTTGTGGGGACCGATGTTGTAGGCGAGGAGACCGAGGAAGAGGTCGCCGCGCATGTCGGCGAGGTAGCGCGCGAGGGTCGCGGCCGCGAGCCAGGCGTTCTGGCGCGGATCGCCGGGGTCGGGGGTCGCGACGCCGAGACGCCGCCCCACCGCCGCGACTGCCTCGGTGGGCGGCGCGGTGATCTGGAAGAGGCCGCGGCCTCCGTCGGCGCTGTCGCGCGGCAGGAACGACGATTCGGCCGCTCCGACTCCCATCAGCACCTCGGGGTCCACGTCGAAGGCCGCGGCGGCCTCGTGCACGACCGGCTCGTACGGGCGAGCGCGCTCGAGCATGCGCGCGAGGGCGCGGCGGTCGGCGCGGCGATATGCCGCGAACACCTGGTGTGCGATCGCCATGCGCTCCGCCTCCGCGCTCCCGCCGATCGCGGCCCGAAGGCGCAGGAGATCGCGCTGGAACGCGGGCCGGGTCGCGTACCAGGAGGCGCCGCACGCGAGCGCCGCCGCGATGACCGCGGGCCCGAGCGGCGCGCGGCGCGCGACCCACCCGCGCATGCCGACCCACCCGCGCAGGGCGAGGGCCAGCGCGAGGCCGAATCCGACGGCGACGGCGGCGAACGGCAGCAGGCTCGCCCAGAGCCCGACGCCGGCGAAGCGGTCCGCTCCCAGCCCGAGGCACGCGACCGCGGCCGCGAGCGCGACGCCGCCGAGCGCCACGACCTCCACGGCGAGGCACAGCCACCCCCGGCGCGCCGCGGCCATGGCACGCCCCCGCGCGCGTCGCCCTCTTCGTCCCGTCCGCCCCGCCATGCGCCGCCCGCTCTATACCGGAAGCGCGCCCGCGCGTCGCGCCACGCCCGCGCGCGCCCGGATCAGCCGGCGGCGCCCGCCGTCGCGCCTCCCGCGAGACGCTCGCGGAGCGCCACGAGGGAGCGCGTCTGGAACGCCGCTTCGGTGAGCCCCAAGTCGCCCACCCCGGCTTCGAGCCACGCGTGCTTGCCGCCCACGAGGTTCGCCGCGACCTTGTTCTTCACCGCGTCGTCGTTGCTCCAGAGCTCGCGGAAGAGCCGGTTCACCTTGCGCCGCGAGCTCCGGCAGAAGAGATCCGCCAGCTCGAGCGCCTGCTCGGCTTCGGGATGGTGCTCGTCGTACATGCGGCGCGCCCGCGAGAGCGTCGCCGACATCGCGAAGAGCTCCATCACGACGTCGACCGCCCGGAAAAGGAACCCCTGCTTGCGCTCCATCTTGGCCTGATAGACCGCCATACCGTGGAAGCTCTCGCGCGCGAGCTTTCGCGCGCTGCGCTCGACGAACCGCAGGTGCGGTCCGAGCGTTCCCCAGCCGAGCACGTCGGTCGAGCCGCCGCCGATGCCCCGCAGCCAGAGCGGCGGGTACCACCCGGCGTAGAAGCGGAGGATGCCGGGCATCGCGGCCGCCTTCTCGCGCGTCCCGTTCTTTGGATCGATCATGGCGCCGGCGACCTCCAGGTGCTTGTCGACCGCCTCGCGCGCCATGAACAGGTGCATGATCTCGCTCGACCCCTCGAAGATGAGATTGATGCGGCAATCCCGCATCATCCGTTCGACGGGAATCGGGTGCTCGCCGCGGCCCTGGAGGGAGCTTTCCGTCTCGTACCCGCGTCCGCCGCGCAGCTGCAACGTCTTGTCGACGATCTCCCAGCAGCGCACCGTGTTCCACTCCTTGGCCGCCGCGGCCTCGAGGCGGATGTCGTAGCCTCCGCGGTCGGCCATGGCCGCCGCGAGCATCCAGACCGAGTCCATCGCGAAGGTCGTCGCGGCCATGTCGGCGATGATGTGCCCCACCGCCTCGTGCTTCCAGATCGGGAGGCCCCACTGCTGGCGGGCGTTGGCCCAGCCCCGCACGATCTTGAGGCACTGCTTCGCGATCCCCGCGCAGCACGCCGGCAACGTGAGCCGGCCCGTGTTGAGGGTCGTGAGCGCGATGCGGAGCCCCTTCCCTTCCTCGCCGATCAGGTTCTCGCGCGGCACGCGCACGTCGCGGAAGCTGATGACGCCGTTGGCGAGCGCCTTCAGGCCCATGAAACGGCACCGGTACTCGACCTTCACGCCCGGCGAGTCGGTCTCGACCACGAAGGCGCTGATCTTCTTCGTCTGCGGATCGCGCGCCATGACGACCAGCAGCTCGGCGAGCGTGCCGTCGGTGCACCAGAGCTTTTCGCCGTCCAGGACGAAATCGTCGCCCTCGCGGCGCGCCGTCGTCGACAGGCTGGCCGGATCGGAGCCCACGTGCGGCTCGGTGAGCGCGAAGGCGGAGATCGCGCCCGCCGCGCAGCGCGGCAGGAATTTCTTCTTCTGCTCCGGCGTGCCGAAGAGCTTGAGCGGCTGCGGCACGCCGATCGACTGGTGCGCCGAGAGCAGCGCGCTCACGTTGTTGTCGACCGAGCCGATCAGCTGCATCACCTTACAGTATTCCGCGACGCTGAAGCCGAGGCCGCCGTACTCGGTGGGGATCTTCATGCCGAAGGCGCCGAGCTTGCGGAGGCCGTCGATGACGTGCTCGGGGTACTCACCCGTCTGGTCGATCGCCGCGCTGTCGACCTGCTCGCGCAGGAAGGTCTCCATCTGCTGATAGAAGCGCGTGAACTCCGGCCGCTCCGTGGCGGCATCCAGCGGGAACGGGTGGATGAGCGGCAGCGAGAGCTTACCGAGGAAGAGCTCGCGCAGGAACGTGCGCCCTGCCCACTCGGTCTCCCGCGCCTGCTCGGCGACTTGCCGTGACTCCTGCTCGGTCGTGCTCATGTGGGGCCTCCTCGTCGCGACGATCGGTCGGGCGACCAGTGCCACGCGGCTCGTCCGGAGTCTAGGATCCGCTCCGCGGGCGCTTGACGCGCGACGGCACGCCGTCGAAACTTCGTGCCACCATGATGTCGCGACGCCGGCTCGGTCTGGTCCTCCTCCTCTGCGGCCTCGTCCGGCCCGCCGGCGCCGCGGCCCCGAGCCCGGCCGCGTCGGCGACGCCCCTTCCGAGCCCGCCGTCCTCGGCGGCGGCGGCAAGCCCGACGACCGGCGCCACGGCAATGCGGCCGGCGACGCCGAGCGCCGCGGCCCCGAGCCCGTCCCCGACGCGCGCCGTCGCCGCCAGGCGCGAGCCGATGGCCGCGCCCGCCGCCGATGCCGCCCCGGCCGCCCCGCTTGCGCCGGCGGCGGCCGCGACGGCCGTGCTCGCCGCGCCGCGCGCGTACCGCACGCCCGAGCGGACCGCGCCCGCTCCGTTCGTCGCGCCGCAGGGAGGCGCACCGGCGGCCGAGGACGCCGCCGACGGCGGTGCGGCTCCGAGCGGGCCCACGACGGACGGGCGGGCTCCCGCGCACGGGAGCAGCGTCGTCGTGTTTCGCGTGACCGGCCGCACGGCCCTCGAAGGGTTCGACATCCGGGTCGGCTATCCGCGCGCGGTCGGCTCCTTCGGGACGAAGGACCGGCCGGCCGAGTGCAACGCCGGGACCGGCCTCCTGGTGGTCGCCAACGATCGCGGCGACGGTGAGCTCCGCCTTCTGGTGGCGAGCGCGCAGGCGCTCCCCTTCCCCCTCGACGTCTTCTGCCGCTTCACGGCCGAGCCGGGCGCCGGCATCGGCGGGGGCGACCTCGCGGTGCGGATCGCCGAGGTGACGAGCGGCGGCAAGCGCGCCGACCCCGGCCTCCTCCTCGTGAACGTCGGCGTCCGCTAGGAGTCTGCGTGTAGCGGCTCAGTCGAGGCGCAGCAGCTTCCGGTCGATCGTATAGCCGTACCCGACGCGGCGGAGCTCGCGATTGAAGTCCATGCCCGCCCGCGAGAACGCGTCGACGCCCTTGATCGTGTACATCTGGACCGTCTCGGGCTCGTAGGGCGCTTCGTAGACCTTGAGGCCCTCGTACGTCTTGCCCACGCGCGCCTTGCGGCCGACGAACCTGCCGTCGCAGGCCTCCTTGATGACGACCTCGTTCAGCGGTCCGTAGATCATCTCCGGACCGTAGAGCCACTCGTAGAAGCTCTGCCGGTCGTTCTGGGCCCAGATCTGCTCCATGACGCGCGAGTCGGTGTGGCGGAAGGCGATGTAGTACTGGACGCCCATGACGCGGTCCTCGCCATCGCCCTTCGGATCGAAGACGTCGTAGCACTGGGACACGTTGCGATACGTGAGGATGCCTTCCATGCCGTCGGAGGTCGACGGGAGCATCTCGCGGAACTCCGCCAGATGGCCGTCGTTGAGGCGCGTGCAGCCGTGCGACACGGGACCCCGGCTCGTCAGGGCGACCCGCCGATACGGCTTGCCGTCGCGGCTGCCGTCGGCGAGCTTGCTCCACTCCTTCGGCAGGATCGCATGGCCGGCGATCCAGTTGCTGATGCCGGTGTTGTGGATCGCGTTGTAGGCGATGCCGCCGCCGTACTCGTAGGGCAGCATCGGCTTGAGTCCGTAGTAGCCCTCGGACGAGATGTAATCGACCATCCCGAGAAAGCCCTTGCCGTGCCGGCGCGGAATCAGCGGCCACACGCCCGGCGTGGTGATCTCCGGGATCTGGTGGCCGGCGTAGGTGGTGAGACCGTCGTGCGTGCCGGCGGCGTAGATCGCCGTGAGTTCCCAGTAGTCGAGGGTGCCGTTCGCGACCGGATAGATGCGCTCGGTCAGCTCATGGAAGAGCGCTTCGGCCTTGGCGCGAAACGCCGTCGCGTCCCCGCCCCGCGCGAGCGTCGCGAGCTCGCTCACCGCCGCGTCCTCGCCGGCGTCGAGGTCGGTCACGAACATGCGGTGCGGAAAGAGGTCGTTCACGGCGTCGAGCTTCGCCTCGAGCGTCGCCGGCGGACTTCCCGCGGCGAGCCGCGTTTTCCAGTCGTCGAGCATGCGATGGAAGTCCTTGCGGACGTGGTACACGCGCTCGGGCATGAGCTTCTGGAGCGTCCGCAGGTTGAGCTCCCGCCACTCCGCGGGGGGCAGTGCCACCCGCTTCGCCGCGAGCGCGGCGAAGCCCTCGGCGGCGAATCGCTCGTCGTAGCGCTCCCAGGCCTTGTTCGTCGTGAGCTGGATGACGCCCGTGTCGATGAGCTCCTTGTAGAGGTCGTGGCGCGCCACCTGGTCGGCGATGTAGGCGTCGATCGCTTCGTCGGAGAGCACGACGCGCAGGCGCAGCTGGTTCCCGCGCCCGAGGTGCACCTTGATCCGGCGCCGGTCCTGCTCCCGCGGCGCGAAGCCGGTGTAGAAGTTCGGTCCGTAGTCGTTGAAGAAGAACCCGTAGGGCTGCGCGTTCGTCCACCGCTCGCGGCTGAGCGCGTCGGCCTCGTGCGCGAACGCCCCCGTCAGCACGATGCATGCGCCCAGCACCCCCACGATCCGTCGAATCATCCGTACCTCCTCGGGTATGCCGGCGACTACGCTCCGCGGCCGCCGGCGAGTCAACTGGCCGCGGTCAGCCGCGGTCCGCCGCCGCGGGCGCGCCGAGCGGACACTCGAGGCTCACGACGGTTCCGCGTCCCGGCGTCGACCGCACCTCCAGCCGGCCGCCGAGCGCGAGCGCGCGCTCCTCCATGCTGAGAAGCCCGAGCGCGGCGCTCCGGCAGTGGTCCGGCTCGAAGCCGCGGCCGTCGTCGCGAACGGTCAGCCGGAGCCGGTCGGCGACGGCCGCGACCTCGAGCTCGACCGTGCGGGCGTGGGCGTGGCGGAGCGCGTTCGCCAGGGCCTCCTGGGCGATCCGGTAGATGGCCACCTCGGTCGCCTCGTCCAGCCGGGGCACCGCCGTGCGGAAGACGGCCTCGACCTTCGTTCCGTCGCCGCCGAGGCCGAGCGCCAGCGAGCGCAGACTGCCCTCGAGGCCGAGGTCGTGCAGCAGCATCGGCCGGAGCTCGCCGGCGAGAATCCGCAGGTGCTCCACGACCTCGTTCAGGTAGGCGGCGACGCGGCGCAGGTCGCTCGCCGCGGCGCCGAGCGCGGCCGCGTGTCGGCTCCGCACCGACTCGACCATGATCGCGACGCCGATGAGCTCCTGGCATACCCCGTCGTGGAGGTCGAAACCGACCCGCTTGCGCTCCTCCTCGCGGACGGCGGCCTGGCGCTGCGCGAGGAGCCGCAGCTTCTCCTGGCTCTGCCGGAGCTCCTCGAGCGACGACCGCAGCGCATCCGCGGCCGCCCGCCGCTCCGTCACGTCGAAGCCGACCGACTGCAGCTCGATCGGCGCGCCGCGCTCGTCGAAGATCAGCATCCCTTCCCATTGGAACCAACGGACCTCGCCGCCGATGGGAATCCGGCACTCCATGCAGGCGCGGTGTGGCGGCTCGAGCTCGCGTGCGAGCGTGGCGCGCACGGCCTCGCGGTCCTCCGCGTCGACCCACTCCAGGACGTCGCGTCCGAGCATGGCCTCGCGCGGCAGTCCGATCAGGCGCCAACCGTAGTCGTTCACGAACGTAATGCGGTGATCGAGATCGAGGCGCAGCACGACCGCCCCCTGCGACTCGACGAGGCTGCGATAGCGGGCCTCGCTGACGCGCAGGCCCTCCTCCGCTTCGTGAGCTTGGGTGACGTCGCGGCCGATGCCCTGAAGCTCGATCACCGTGCCGTCCTCGGCGAAGATGCCGCAGCCCTCCCACTCCATCCAGCGCAGGCCCTCGACCGTCTCCTGCCGGATCTCGGTCCGGAGCCGGTGGGGCGGCCGGGCGAGGGCCCGCAGCGCTTCGGCCGTGCGCGCCTGGTCGCTCGGCAGGATGCGCGGCAGGACGCTCTGGCCGAGCGCCTCCGCGCGCCCGCGACCGAACTTCGCGCACCAGGCATCGTTCACGAAGGTGAGGTTGCCGGCGAGATCCATCCGCACGATCAGGTCCTGGGAAAGCTCGACCAGGCCGCGATAGCGCGCCTCGCTGTCGCGCAGCGCGTTCTCGGCGAGCTTCCGCTCAGTGACGTCGACGACCTGGGAGACGAAGTAACGCGGCCTGCCATCCGAGTCGTGGACGAGGCAGCTCTGATAGGTGCCCCAGACCAGGGATCCGTCGGGCCGGACGTAGCGCGACTCGCCCTGGATCGTTCCCTCCCCGCCCGCGAGCGCCGCCTCGACGCGAGCGCGCGTCCCGGGGAGGTCGTCGGGGTGCACGATGTCGGGGGCCGTGAGCCGCGCGAGCGCCGCAACCGAGCGTCCGAGCATCCGCGCGAGCGCGCGGTTCACCTGGAGCAGCTCGCCCCCCGGCGCGATCAGCGCCATGCCGATCGGCGCTTCGTCGAAGATCGTCTGCAAGCGGGTCTGGCTGTCGCGCAGCGCCGCCTCGCGCTCGCGCTGGGCGGTGACGTCGACCACCTGCGTGATGATGATCTCGACGCTCCCATCCGCGTGGCGCTGCACGCTGCTCCGCACCTCGAGCGAGAGCACCCGGCCGTCTCGGCTGAGCGCGCGCCGCTCCACCCTGACATCGTCGACCTCGCCCCCGACTACGCGCGCCCGCATGCGCTCGCTCGCCGGCCGGTCCTCGGGATGGATGAGCTCCGTCACGACCCGCCCGAGAAGCTCCTCCTCGCTGTATCCCAGCATCGCGCAGACGGCGCGGTTCGCCCGCTCGATCCGGCCCTGGCCATCGAGCAGGAGGATCCCGAGCGGCGCGTGCTCGAAGGCGCGCCGGAACCCTTCCTCGCTCCGTCGGAACTTCTCCTCGGCGCGGCGCCGGACGGTCACGCGGCGCGCCCTCGGGAGGCGGAAGTCGGACGTGCGGCCGGCATGGGGGAGCCCTTCCAGGGGCGCCGGATTGTGCCCTCGGGGCGGGGCGGCGGTCAACGATCCCAAGCGATCCCAAGCGACCCTCGCCGGGGGCGGGCGATGCCATGGACGGGACGCAGCGGCCTCCACGGCGGAGGAGTCGCGACGCATCCTCATCGGCGCATCGCTCCGCGTAGCTGGGTCCACCGGTGGGAGCTCCGCCCGGCGCGCAAACGTCCGGGCGGTCGCTACATCCGGAACACGCCGTACCCGGTCGCTCCTTCGATGGCGTCGTTGTGGACCGCCGAGAGCGTGATGCCGAGCACGGTTCGCGTGTCGCGAGGGTCGATGATGCCGTCGTCCCACATCCGCGCGGTCGCGAAGAAGGCGTAGCTCTCCTTTTCGATCTGCCCCTGCACCATCTGCCTGATCATGGCGTCCTCCTGCTCGTCGAAGGGCTGCCCGGCGCGCTCGGCGGCCTGGCGACGGACGATCGAGAGGACGCCGGCCAGCTGCTCGGGGCCCATGACCGCAATCCGGTGGTTCGGCCAGCTGAAGACGAAACGCGGATCGTAGGCCCGGCCGGCCATGCCGTAGTTCCCGGCGCCGTAGCTGGCACCCACCATGATCGTGAGGTGCGGGACCGTCGAGTTCGACACCGCGTTGATGAGCTTGGCGCCGTCCTTGATGATGCCGCCCTGCTCGTAGCGGCTGCCGACCATGAAGCCCGTGATGTTCTGGAGGAAGATGATGGGCGTGTTGGTCGAATTGCAGAGCTGGATGAACTGGGCGCC
This genomic window from Deltaproteobacteria bacterium contains:
- a CDS encoding PAS domain S-box protein; this encodes MTVRRRAEEKFRRSEEGFRRAFEHAPLGILLLDGQGRIERANRAVCAMLGYSEEELLGRVVTELIHPEDRPASERMRARVVGGEVDDVRVERRALSRDGRVLSLEVRSSVQRHADGSVEIIITQVVDVTAQREREAALRDSQTRLQTIFDEAPIGMALIAPGGELLQVNRALARMLGRSVAALARLTAPDIVHPDDLPGTRARVEAALAGGEGTIQGESRYVRPDGSLVWGTYQSCLVHDSDGRPRYFVSQVVDVTERKLAENALRDSEARYRGLVELSQDLIVRMDLAGNLTFVNDAWCAKFGRGRAEALGQSVLPRILPSDQARTAEALRALARPPHRLRTEIRQETVEGLRWMEWEGCGIFAEDGTVIELQGIGRDVTQAHEAEEGLRVSEARYRSLVESQGAVVLRLDLDHRITFVNDYGWRLIGLPREAMLGRDVLEWVDAEDREAVRATLARELEPPHRACMECRIPIGGEVRWFQWEGMLIFDERGAPIELQSVGFDVTERRAAADALRSSLEELRQSQEKLRLLAQRQAAVREEERKRVGFDLHDGVCQELIGVAIMVESVRSRHAAALGAAASDLRRVAAYLNEVVEHLRILAGELRPMLLHDLGLEGSLRSLALGLGGDGTKVEAVFRTAVPRLDEATEVAIYRIAQEALANALRHAHARTVELEVAAVADRLRLTVRDDGRGFEPDHCRSAALGLLSMEERALALGGRLEVRSTPGRGTVVSLECPLGAPAAADRG
- a CDS encoding transglycosylase SLT domain-containing protein, with protein sequence MAGRTGRRGRRARGRAMAAARRGWLCLAVEVVALGGVALAAAVACLGLGADRFAGVGLWASLLPFAAVAVGFGLALALALRGWVGMRGWVARRAPLGPAVIAAALACGASWYATRPAFQRDLLRLRAAIGGSAEAERMAIAHQVFAAYRRADRRALARMLERARPYEPVVHEAAAAFDVDPEVLMGVGAAESSFLPRDSADGGRGLFQITAPPTEAVAAVGRRLGVATPDPGDPRQNAWLAAATLARYLADMRGDLFLGLLAYNIGPHNGGLRSVMAQYGARDFVTIQPYLQLLPRDYPVRVLSAALAYRLSRTERTLPAYEVGDNAVRIQRVGVPGL
- a CDS encoding acyl-CoA dehydrogenase family protein, encoding MSTTEQESRQVAEQARETEWAGRTFLRELFLGKLSLPLIHPFPLDAATERPEFTRFYQQMETFLREQVDSAAIDQTGEYPEHVIDGLRKLGAFGMKIPTEYGGLGFSVAEYCKVMQLIGSVDNNVSALLSAHQSIGVPQPLKLFGTPEQKKKFLPRCAAGAISAFALTEPHVGSDPASLSTTARREGDDFVLDGEKLWCTDGTLAELLVVMARDPQTKKISAFVVETDSPGVKVEYRCRFMGLKALANGVISFRDVRVPRENLIGEEGKGLRIALTTLNTGRLTLPACCAGIAKQCLKIVRGWANARQQWGLPIWKHEAVGHIIADMAATTFAMDSVWMLAAAMADRGGYDIRLEAAAAKEWNTVRCWEIVDKTLQLRGGRGYETESSLQGRGEHPIPVERMMRDCRINLIFEGSSEIMHLFMAREAVDKHLEVAGAMIDPKNGTREKAAAMPGILRFYAGWYPPLWLRGIGGGSTDVLGWGTLGPHLRFVERSARKLARESFHGMAVYQAKMERKQGFLFRAVDVVMELFAMSATLSRARRMYDEHHPEAEQALELADLFCRSSRRKVNRLFRELWSNDDAVKNKVAANLVGGKHAWLEAGVGDLGLTEAAFQTRSLVALRERLAGGATAGAAG